The following are encoded in a window of Maridesulfovibrio bastinii DSM 16055 genomic DNA:
- a CDS encoding ABC transporter ATP-binding protein, which yields MGEKNKYLDNKQLAKRCLSYFMPYKFKVLIAFISMTFVAGATAATAYLIQPAMDDIFINKDRDALILIPVAFVGVMLIKGIFRFLQIYLMNTTGLKVLETLRNELFSKIISLPMPFFEESQVGMLMSRILNDVTLIRESLPSFIMMLRESITIIGLVGLVFYRDPYLAFWSVLVLPLAIYPFIYFGKKLRKLGRKNQGKISDINSLLQESFSGIKVIKAFANENKEKNKFANENHRLVSIAIKQILNSELSSRVMELVGALGVGLVLWYGGLKVIGGESTPGTFFSFITALIMLYEPVKKINTANMTIQNAFAGAERVFQILDSSNVKVESGGDKEFCAPFKKLELKNLRFCYPGAKEEALKGINLTVNAGQKIAIVGPSGSGKTTLVNLIPRFYDQNEGQILLNGLPNSEYKLQSLRLNIGMVSQENFLFNSSVRDNIAYVQQSSPFEEVVTAAKTAFAHDFIKELPEGYDTIVGERGVRLSGGQKQRLTIARALMKNPSLLILDEATSALDTESERIVQMALENLMKDRTSIVIAHRLSTVLSADVILVMQHGEIISSGRHKDLLNSCPLYSKLYKMQFEED from the coding sequence ATGGGCGAAAAAAATAAATATCTCGATAACAAGCAACTGGCCAAGAGATGTCTTTCCTATTTTATGCCTTATAAATTCAAGGTATTGATAGCGTTTATTTCAATGACTTTTGTCGCAGGAGCAACCGCGGCAACGGCTTATCTTATCCAGCCGGCTATGGATGATATCTTTATCAACAAAGATAGAGACGCTTTGATACTGATTCCTGTAGCTTTTGTCGGGGTCATGCTTATCAAGGGCATTTTTAGATTTTTGCAGATTTATTTAATGAATACAACCGGGCTTAAAGTTCTTGAAACTTTAAGAAATGAACTTTTTTCAAAAATAATCAGTTTGCCAATGCCTTTTTTTGAAGAAAGTCAGGTCGGTATGCTCATGTCACGGATATTAAATGATGTGACCCTCATTAGAGAGAGCCTGCCTTCATTTATAATGATGCTTCGTGAATCAATCACAATTATCGGATTGGTCGGGCTGGTTTTTTACAGAGATCCTTATCTTGCTTTCTGGTCTGTTCTGGTTCTTCCTCTGGCCATTTATCCATTTATATATTTTGGTAAAAAGCTTCGTAAATTAGGAAGAAAAAATCAGGGTAAAATCTCTGACATCAACTCATTGCTGCAGGAATCTTTCAGTGGAATAAAAGTTATCAAAGCATTCGCCAATGAGAATAAAGAAAAGAATAAATTTGCTAATGAGAATCACAGGCTTGTAAGCATTGCAATCAAACAGATTCTTAATAGTGAACTTTCATCCCGCGTAATGGAACTTGTTGGAGCATTAGGCGTTGGACTGGTCCTCTGGTATGGTGGTCTTAAAGTTATTGGTGGAGAATCCACTCCGGGAACATTTTTTTCATTTATTACCGCTTTGATCATGCTCTATGAGCCAGTAAAAAAGATAAATACGGCTAATATGACAATTCAGAATGCCTTTGCAGGTGCGGAAAGAGTTTTTCAAATCCTTGATAGTTCAAATGTTAAGGTTGAGAGCGGGGGAGATAAAGAATTCTGTGCCCCGTTCAAAAAGCTTGAACTTAAAAATTTAAGATTTTGTTATCCCGGAGCGAAAGAAGAAGCCCTTAAAGGAATTAATCTTACGGTTAATGCCGGACAGAAAATTGCTATTGTCGGTCCCAGCGGCTCTGGTAAAACCACTCTGGTGAACTTGATTCCACGTTTTTATGATCAAAATGAGGGTCAAATCCTTCTAAATGGTCTGCCAAACAGTGAATATAAATTGCAAAGTTTAAGATTGAATATTGGTATGGTTTCACAGGAAAATTTTCTCTTTAACAGTTCAGTAAGAGACAATATCGCCTACGTCCAGCAGTCTTCACCATTTGAAGAGGTTGTAACTGCTGCCAAGACGGCTTTTGCCCATGACTTCATTAAAGAGCTTCCCGAAGGGTATGATACAATTGTAGGAGAAAGAGGAGTCAGACTCTCCGGAGGGCAGAAACAGAGACTTACAATTGCAAGAGCTTTAATGAAAAATCCTTCGCTTCTTATTCTCGATGAAGCTACAAGCGCTCTTGATACTGAGTCTGAACGTATCGTGCAGATGGCACTTGAAAATCTTATGAAGGATCGTACCAGCATTGTTATTGCGCATCGGCTTTCAACAGTTTTATCAGCGGATGTGATTCTGGTTATGCAGCATGGAGAAATAATTTCCAGCGGACGGCACAAGGATCTTCTTAACTCTTGTCCCTTGTACAGCAAGTTGTATAAAATGCAGTTTGAAGAAGATTAA
- the yedF gene encoding sulfurtransferase-like selenium metabolism protein YedF, translating into MAIKLECQGLPCPQPVLKCKQIIENDNPESFVVVVDNEAAKENVSRFVGTKGYKVNISSGNGLWTLTASKDGSSNSVECEECTIMSQEELDNIGSKTVVFITSENLGSGDDVLGSKLMFNFVSTLPELGESLWRIVMVNSAVKLATEGNPCLEKLQDLEKSGVSILVCGTCLDHFKLLDKKQAGETTNMLDVVTSLQLATKVIKV; encoded by the coding sequence ATGGCAATAAAGCTTGAATGTCAGGGACTGCCCTGCCCTCAGCCGGTGTTAAAATGCAAACAGATAATCGAAAATGACAACCCTGAATCTTTTGTTGTGGTGGTGGACAATGAAGCGGCAAAAGAGAATGTATCCCGTTTTGTCGGAACAAAAGGTTATAAAGTTAATATAAGCAGCGGCAATGGACTTTGGACGCTCACAGCATCTAAAGACGGTTCTTCAAACAGTGTTGAATGTGAAGAATGCACAATTATGTCTCAGGAAGAACTGGATAACATAGGTTCAAAAACTGTAGTTTTTATCACCTCTGAAAATCTTGGTTCAGGTGACGATGTTCTTGGTTCCAAATTGATGTTCAATTTCGTCTCAACTCTACCTGAACTTGGTGAATCACTCTGGCGTATAGTAATGGTCAATTCTGCTGTAAAACTGGCCACAGAAGGAAATCCCTGTCTTGAAAAACTTCAGGATCTTGAGAAATCAGGTGTTTCAATACTTGTCTGCGGAACATGTCTGGATCATTTTAAACTTCTGGACAAGAAACAGGCCGGTGAAACCACAAATATGCTGGATGTTGTTACCTCACTTCAGCTTGCAACCAAAGTAATTAAAGTATAA
- a CDS encoding pseudouridine synthase, protein MTNERETVRLNKYIAASGLTSRRGADDLVKQGRVKINGNTADSPGIQVTPLVDRVEVNGKLVKYHSEEAHIYIAINKPVRIVTTANDPQNRPTVMDLLPPTILKRRPFPIGRLDFFSEGLLLLTTDGELCNRMIHPRWHQPKVYDVVVNGIVTPAMVQRMENGMKLKEGDKLAPVKIKANKSDKNSSRVRMVLRQGVNRQIRRMFRDLGLKVLKLKRISHGTVNLGDLPPAKWRKLGTPEVNALKKALEMDK, encoded by the coding sequence ATGACGAATGAACGCGAAACAGTAAGGCTGAATAAATATATTGCCGCTTCAGGTCTGACTTCAAGACGTGGAGCTGATGATCTTGTTAAACAAGGTCGCGTTAAAATTAACGGCAACACTGCAGATTCACCTGGAATACAGGTAACCCCACTTGTTGACAGAGTTGAAGTTAATGGCAAGCTGGTTAAATATCATTCTGAAGAAGCGCATATTTACATTGCCATAAACAAACCTGTTAGAATTGTTACTACAGCAAATGATCCTCAAAACCGTCCTACGGTTATGGATCTCCTACCCCCAACTATTTTGAAACGCAGACCATTCCCTATCGGGAGGCTGGACTTTTTCTCCGAGGGCCTGCTGCTGCTGACGACTGATGGTGAGCTTTGCAACAGGATGATCCATCCTCGCTGGCATCAGCCCAAAGTCTATGACGTGGTCGTAAACGGAATTGTCACCCCTGCTATGGTCCAGAGAATGGAAAATGGTATGAAATTGAAAGAAGGTGACAAGCTGGCTCCTGTTAAAATCAAAGCCAACAAATCTGATAAAAATAGCAGTAGAGTAAGAATGGTTCTTAGACAGGGGGTTAACAGGCAGATCAGAAGAATGTTCAGAGACCTTGGGCTGAAAGTTCTAAAACTGAAAAGAATAAGTCATGGCACTGTTAATCTTGGAGATCTTCCGCCTGCTAAATGGCGTAAACTTGGAACTCCTGAAGTCAATGCATTGAAAAAAGCTCTTGAAATGGATAAATAA
- the lolA gene encoding outer membrane lipoprotein chaperone LolA, translated as MPFKISITIVSILMLVSTAFAADSGLTSKIQNKYDSIQSFSADFIQTLTTAASGEQEIRKGSILFKQPSLLRWDTVSPEKELLMVGKSYVWDYYPEDQLAMKYHAEQVFNSKTMIKFISGQANLAEDFVIENQGDDHGLIKLKLIPKEPEPGLVLGYVWVDSESSMLMKVLSVDFYGNGNEVDLSNINLEPKVSDSDFEFTPPEGVNIEDNTADN; from the coding sequence ATGCCGTTTAAAATCAGCATAACTATAGTTTCAATTCTGATGCTTGTCTCTACAGCCTTTGCTGCTGATAGTGGGCTTACATCTAAAATTCAAAATAAGTATGATTCAATTCAATCTTTCAGTGCGGATTTCATACAAACATTGACTACAGCAGCCAGTGGAGAACAGGAAATTCGGAAGGGGTCAATACTTTTCAAACAGCCTAGTCTGCTACGCTGGGATACTGTTTCCCCTGAAAAAGAGCTGTTGATGGTAGGAAAATCTTATGTGTGGGATTATTATCCTGAAGATCAGCTTGCGATGAAATATCACGCTGAACAGGTGTTTAATTCCAAAACCATGATTAAATTTATTTCCGGTCAGGCTAATTTAGCTGAGGATTTCGTTATTGAGAATCAGGGCGATGATCACGGTCTGATCAAATTAAAGCTGATTCCAAAAGAGCCGGAACCGGGACTTGTTCTTGGGTATGTCTGGGTTGATTCTGAATCATCCATGCTAATGAAAGTTCTTTCAGTAGATTTCTACGGTAACGGTAATGAGGTTGATCTTTCAAATATTAACCTTGAACCCAAGGTTTCAGATTCTGATTTTGAATTTACTCCTCCAGAAGGAGTGAATATTGAAGATAATACAGCTGATAATTAA
- a CDS encoding DNA translocase FtsK — MKTEGAQLPRDNFAKEMLGLLKLFVAVFLFISMYSYNTGDPTFNQAVSSSWKVKNLIGPIGSYAAGFLVEFFGLGAWLFPFYFLYIGLCSFITRIRMPWWRWLGVVLLYVCILAWASHPWFSELQSGFSISQGGFIGGLFSKWSFLYLKPVGAFLFWLFITLSGVQLTLNLSWVAITKRLRTVLLDIWYKNTERIDRKVKRVKADREIRKQNKAAEKDFEEKEDKKVIKLESKRKKKKNEEEDEDVVLLLEPFKDGPSAKAKEKTEPAKPKKKKAPTFADFPVLDMLTEPKVTGVPVDEKQLSAKADSLVACLKDFNIDGEMQRVIPGPVVTMFEFKPAPGVKVSKIAGLTDDIALALMATAVRIEAPIPGKDSVGIEIPNEQRQIVYLREIFEDKSFSEAKSPLTLAIGKDIQGKPVSADLAKMPHLLVAGATGAGKSVCLNGMLMSFLYKASPDQVKLLLIDPKRIELAVYADLPHLVHPVVTDMSMAKSALEWAVAEMDKRYENMARLGVRNIQSYNEKLEKKGQTLPENLSDLEMMPYLVIVVDELADLMMTAGKDVEFSIVRLAQLARAAGIHIIIATQRPSVDVVTGLIKANFPTRISFQVTSKHDSRTILDMVGAEKLLGRGDMLFKPSGSKLRRLHGALVEDDEIQAVVEFWKERIPQQFDVDFSDWKDNSQSGGADGVVGESDDPVYNEAVEFVMGQGKASISLLQRRFRIGFNRAARFIEQMEQDGILGPQEGSKPRTVLVNKD; from the coding sequence ATGAAAACGGAGGGTGCGCAACTGCCTCGCGATAATTTTGCAAAAGAGATGCTTGGTCTGCTTAAACTTTTTGTAGCGGTTTTTCTCTTTATCAGCATGTATTCCTACAACACTGGTGATCCGACTTTCAATCAGGCGGTGAGCAGCAGTTGGAAGGTAAAAAACCTCATAGGTCCCATAGGTTCTTATGCTGCCGGTTTTTTAGTTGAATTTTTCGGCCTTGGTGCTTGGCTGTTTCCATTTTATTTCCTTTATATAGGTTTATGCAGCTTCATAACCAGAATCAGAATGCCTTGGTGGCGCTGGCTTGGTGTGGTTCTGCTTTATGTTTGTATTCTTGCCTGGGCTTCACATCCATGGTTTTCAGAATTACAGTCAGGTTTTTCAATCAGTCAGGGCGGCTTTATCGGAGGCCTCTTCTCAAAATGGTCCTTTCTATATCTTAAACCTGTCGGAGCTTTTCTTTTTTGGCTGTTCATAACTTTGTCCGGAGTTCAGCTTACTTTGAATTTAAGCTGGGTTGCGATCACTAAAAGATTACGGACTGTTTTACTTGATATCTGGTATAAAAATACGGAACGAATAGACCGTAAGGTGAAAAGAGTAAAAGCAGACAGAGAAATTCGTAAACAAAATAAAGCTGCCGAAAAGGATTTTGAAGAAAAAGAAGATAAAAAAGTTATTAAGCTGGAATCAAAAAGAAAGAAAAAAAAGAATGAAGAAGAGGACGAAGACGTAGTCCTCCTGCTGGAGCCCTTTAAAGACGGGCCGTCCGCTAAAGCAAAAGAAAAGACTGAGCCTGCCAAACCTAAAAAAAAGAAAGCCCCTACTTTTGCTGATTTTCCAGTACTTGATATGCTTACCGAACCTAAGGTTACTGGTGTACCAGTTGATGAAAAACAGCTTTCAGCTAAAGCAGACAGTTTGGTTGCATGCCTTAAGGATTTTAATATTGATGGCGAAATGCAGAGGGTTATTCCCGGTCCTGTCGTCACAATGTTTGAGTTTAAGCCCGCTCCAGGAGTTAAAGTTAGCAAAATAGCAGGATTAACAGACGACATAGCGTTGGCTCTTATGGCTACAGCTGTGCGTATTGAAGCTCCCATTCCCGGCAAGGATTCAGTCGGTATTGAAATTCCAAATGAGCAGCGTCAGATTGTTTATCTTAGGGAAATATTTGAAGATAAAAGTTTCAGCGAAGCCAAGTCTCCATTGACTCTGGCCATTGGTAAAGACATTCAGGGAAAGCCTGTTTCTGCTGATCTTGCAAAAATGCCTCATTTATTGGTTGCTGGAGCTACCGGAGCAGGTAAAAGTGTTTGTCTTAACGGCATGCTGATGAGTTTTCTCTATAAAGCTTCTCCAGATCAGGTTAAACTTTTACTTATAGATCCCAAGCGGATCGAGCTTGCTGTTTATGCTGATCTGCCTCATCTGGTTCATCCGGTTGTTACTGATATGTCAATGGCCAAAAGTGCTCTGGAATGGGCCGTGGCAGAGATGGATAAACGTTATGAGAATATGGCCCGTCTTGGTGTCAGAAATATTCAATCATATAACGAAAAACTCGAGAAGAAAGGCCAGACTCTTCCTGAAAATCTTTCAGATCTTGAAATGATGCCTTATCTTGTCATCGTGGTAGATGAGCTTGCTGACCTGATGATGACTGCCGGCAAGGATGTTGAATTCAGTATTGTCCGTCTTGCACAGCTTGCAAGGGCAGCTGGAATACACATAATAATCGCGACCCAGAGACCTTCAGTTGATGTTGTTACCGGTCTGATTAAGGCAAACTTTCCCACTAGAATCTCATTTCAGGTTACTTCCAAACATGATTCAAGAACTATTCTTGATATGGTTGGGGCTGAAAAACTGCTGGGTCGAGGGGATATGCTCTTTAAACCCAGTGGATCAAAGCTTCGCAGACTGCACGGCGCTCTGGTTGAGGATGATGAAATTCAGGCTGTTGTTGAATTCTGGAAAGAAAGAATTCCACAGCAGTTTGACGTTGATTTCAGCGACTGGAAAGATAATTCCCAGAGCGGTGGAGCTGACGGTGTTGTCGGTGAATCTGATGATCCGGTATATAATGAAGCTGTCGAATTTGTAATGGGACAGGGCAAGGCTTCTATTTCTTTACTGCAAAGACGCTTTCGTATCGGTTTTAACCGTGCGGCAAGGTTTATTGAGCAGATGGAGCAGGATGGAATTCTTGGACCTCAGGAAGGCAGTAAACCAAGGACGGTTCTTGTTAACAAGGATTAG
- the efp gene encoding elongation factor P, translating into MIATKDFKVGLKIEIDGKPFDITEYQHVKPGKGGAFVRTKLKNMLTGRVVDRTFRSGEKVEKPDMESKDMQYLYKDGTDYVLMDLETYDQLNVAADVFSTIGGFLKEGESHKALLYNGEVIDLELPASVVLEVSKTDPGIQGDRVSNATKPATLETGLNINVPLFINEGDKIKVDTRSGEYISRES; encoded by the coding sequence ATGATAGCTACTAAAGATTTTAAAGTTGGACTTAAAATTGAAATAGACGGAAAACCGTTTGATATTACTGAATATCAGCATGTAAAGCCCGGAAAGGGCGGTGCTTTTGTACGTACAAAACTTAAAAATATGCTCACCGGTCGCGTTGTTGACCGTACTTTCCGTTCCGGCGAAAAAGTTGAAAAGCCTGATATGGAAAGCAAAGATATGCAGTATCTATATAAAGATGGAACTGATTATGTGCTCATGGATCTTGAAACATATGACCAGTTAAATGTTGCAGCAGATGTTTTCAGCACTATCGGTGGATTTCTTAAAGAAGGCGAAAGTCATAAAGCATTGCTGTACAATGGCGAGGTTATAGACCTTGAACTTCCTGCTTCTGTTGTGCTTGAAGTCAGCAAGACTGATCCCGGTATTCAGGGCGACAGAGTAAGTAATGCAACTAAACCGGCAACACTTGAAACCGGTCTGAATATCAATGTTCCGCTTTTCATTAATGAAGGCGACAAAATCAAAGTTGACACCAGATCTGGTGAATATATCTCCAGAGAAAGTTAA
- a CDS encoding type II 3-dehydroquinate dehydratase, translated as MYNFLVLNGPNLGHIGKRQPEIYGSDTLEDLPEILKNMMGDNASEISLDYFQANSEGAIIDRLEQAREKKVDGIAFNAGAYTHTSLAIADSLAWIKIPCVEVHISNVMARTEDPIRQQSLIGKQCIGVIAGFGILSYALAVQALYQRLKQK; from the coding sequence ATGTATAATTTTCTCGTGCTGAATGGACCCAATCTTGGTCACATAGGTAAAAGGCAGCCGGAAATATACGGCTCTGATACTCTTGAAGATCTTCCTGAAATTTTAAAAAACATGATGGGAGATAATGCTTCCGAGATAAGCCTTGATTATTTTCAGGCCAATTCTGAAGGAGCTATTATAGACAGACTGGAGCAGGCCCGTGAAAAAAAGGTTGATGGTATTGCATTCAATGCCGGAGCATATACGCATACAAGTCTTGCAATTGCAGACAGTCTCGCATGGATAAAAATACCATGCGTTGAAGTTCATATCAGCAATGTCATGGCCCGGACTGAAGATCCAATAAGGCAGCAGAGCCTTATTGGAAAACAGTGTATAGGAGTCATTGCCGGATTTGGAATTCTGAGTTATGCCTTGGCCGTTCAGGCTCTGTATCAGCGTTTGAAACAGAAATAG
- the yihA gene encoding ribosome biogenesis GTP-binding protein YihA/YsxC codes for MTHTLTLTSTVYETSQLEELTIPQIILAGRSNVGKSSLINCLAGRKSLAKISSTPGKTRSLNYYLAEPEGYYIVDLPGYGYAKCSKAERAKWAALIDKYLENNHHIAAAAVLLDSRLTPQKNDMEMVSYFMHCNIPVIPVMTKSDKCKQRDRAKVQKQWQEIIKIKPICVSSKSGMNRTALLNLFLKTALPTYEESAKTDEE; via the coding sequence ATGACACATACACTTACTTTGACCAGCACAGTTTATGAGACTTCACAGCTTGAAGAACTGACCATACCACAGATAATTCTAGCAGGAAGATCCAATGTTGGAAAATCTTCCCTCATTAACTGTCTTGCCGGTAGAAAAAGCCTTGCTAAAATCAGTTCAACCCCGGGTAAAACCCGCAGTTTGAATTATTATTTAGCAGAACCTGAGGGCTATTATATTGTAGACCTTCCAGGCTACGGCTACGCCAAATGCTCCAAGGCTGAAAGAGCCAAATGGGCTGCTCTTATTGATAAATATCTGGAAAACAATCACCATATTGCTGCGGCCGCTGTTTTACTGGACAGCAGGCTAACTCCGCAAAAAAACGATATGGAAATGGTTTCCTATTTTATGCACTGCAATATACCGGTTATCCCGGTTATGACAAAATCCGATAAATGCAAGCAAAGAGACAGAGCCAAAGTACAGAAACAATGGCAGGAAATAATAAAAATAAAGCCAATTTGTGTTTCCAGTAAATCAGGAATGAACCGGACTGCCCTTCTAAACCTGTTTTTAAAAACAGCTCTTCCAACTTATGAAGAATCAGCTAAAACAGATGAAGAATGA
- a CDS encoding LptF/LptG family permease, whose protein sequence is MISKLLPGKLATYVMKQNLILMCICLGVGTGIYLLSDLFDRLDDFIGAGLGFGIILKYFIVKLPLIISQILPAVFLISLIVQLGVMARNRELLALRTGGLSLGWFVRFFIIYAILWSFGQLLFSQVIGVYGEQEAFRIWKEDVRKSQLDKRVLHNIWFRDGNFVVDAKEVMPFGNKAKDVTVYEFGEDSRLIKKVTTAKWAQVNKYGWQLENAVQKSPDRFTTSVQPFVTLPIKLDLSVFKAVDPGADPAQLPLWQLSRMINQLEKSGSNVEKLRTSWHSKWSYAFSLLTMALVSLALVTWSENIYANIGLGLALTFTYYACFMIGVSAGQEGVLPPMLAAWSGNIAIGLLASIRIAWVLVPESLFGLFKKR, encoded by the coding sequence ATGATATCAAAATTGCTGCCCGGCAAGCTTGCCACATACGTGATGAAACAGAACCTGATACTCATGTGTATCTGCCTTGGAGTCGGTACGGGTATATATCTGCTTTCAGATCTTTTTGACCGTCTGGATGATTTTATCGGCGCAGGTCTTGGGTTTGGAATTATCCTGAAGTATTTTATAGTCAAACTTCCGCTTATAATTTCACAAATTCTTCCTGCGGTATTTTTAATATCTTTAATTGTTCAACTTGGTGTAATGGCGCGTAACCGCGAGTTGCTTGCGCTTAGAACCGGTGGCCTTTCTCTGGGGTGGTTCGTACGTTTTTTTATAATTTACGCTATCCTCTGGAGCTTTGGACAGCTTCTTTTTTCACAGGTTATAGGTGTATATGGTGAGCAGGAGGCTTTTAGAATCTGGAAGGAAGATGTAAGAAAAAGTCAGCTGGATAAGCGAGTTCTCCATAATATCTGGTTTAGAGACGGTAACTTTGTCGTTGATGCTAAAGAGGTTATGCCTTTTGGTAATAAGGCAAAAGATGTAACTGTTTATGAGTTTGGTGAGGATTCAAGGCTTATAAAGAAGGTTACAACCGCAAAATGGGCTCAGGTGAATAAATATGGCTGGCAGCTGGAAAATGCGGTGCAAAAAAGTCCTGACAGATTTACAACTTCCGTCCAGCCTTTTGTCACTCTGCCTATTAAACTTGATCTGAGTGTCTTCAAAGCTGTTGATCCCGGTGCAGACCCTGCCCAGCTTCCCTTATGGCAGCTTAGCAGGATGATAAATCAGCTTGAAAAATCTGGCTCAAACGTGGAAAAGTTGCGCACCTCATGGCACTCCAAGTGGTCCTATGCTTTCTCGTTGCTGACAATGGCATTGGTCTCACTGGCTCTGGTAACATGGAGCGAGAACATATATGCTAATATCGGGCTTGGTCTTGCTTTGACGTTTACCTATTACGCTTGCTTTATGATTGGAGTTTCAGCCGGCCAGGAAGGAGTTTTACCTCCCATGCTGGCCGCCTGGTCTGGAAATATAGCTATAGGTCTGCTGGCATCAATAAGGATAGCATGGGTTCTTGTCCCTGAATCCTTATTTGGTCTCTTTAAAAAGAGATAA
- the lptF gene encoding LPS export ABC transporter permease LptF, which translates to MKLLHRQIFKELAGIFTISLSGFMGLILIGRILQFRELFMTQSLTALEMGKLFLYLCPFFLLVLTPIATMLSIFLTFLRMSSDNEITALKSGGLSLYRMIPAPLVFCILCTLADVFFSMYGLSWGTENFRKALVDFAKTKSQLAIQPGVFNTDFPGLVFYADKVDKDTSRMHSVFVRDSTRKGITATIVAPFGEILTDAKNGRLMIHLEDGRIYQQQKEQLSVLKFRNYNVRIPLSDLLQGYSVDEPRPKEMGWDKLLSVQRQGLSSGHDGRFLRKVSVEIQKRMSLPVACLVLGMFAMPIACIFRGLKQQYGLIISMGLFLVYYTMLSLGISLGESGSVSPVIGLWVPNIVFAAAAVVFLRLAVRETTLRVKIRLPKLRRRTA; encoded by the coding sequence TTGAAGCTCCTACATAGACAGATATTTAAAGAGCTTGCCGGGATTTTTACTATAAGCCTCTCGGGGTTTATGGGACTCATTCTGATAGGCAGGATTCTTCAGTTCAGAGAGCTTTTCATGACTCAGAGTCTTACGGCTCTGGAGATGGGAAAGCTGTTTCTTTATTTATGCCCTTTTTTCCTGTTGGTTCTTACTCCGATAGCGACCATGCTGAGTATCTTTCTGACTTTTTTAAGGATGAGTTCAGACAATGAAATCACTGCTCTTAAGTCCGGAGGGCTGAGTCTTTACAGGATGATTCCTGCGCCTCTTGTTTTTTGCATATTATGTACTCTGGCGGACGTATTTTTTTCCATGTACGGTCTTTCATGGGGAACTGAAAATTTTAGAAAAGCCCTTGTTGATTTTGCTAAAACAAAGAGCCAGCTCGCAATTCAGCCCGGTGTCTTCAATACCGATTTTCCCGGACTTGTTTTTTATGCTGACAAAGTGGATAAGGATACTTCCCGCATGCACTCTGTTTTTGTTCGCGATTCAACAAGAAAAGGAATAACCGCAACCATTGTGGCACCTTTTGGTGAAATTCTTACAGATGCTAAAAATGGGAGACTGATGATTCATCTGGAAGACGGGCGCATTTATCAGCAGCAGAAAGAGCAGTTAAGTGTCCTTAAATTCAGAAACTATAATGTCAGAATCCCTCTCTCAGACCTCTTGCAGGGCTATAGCGTTGATGAACCCAGACCCAAAGAAATGGGGTGGGATAAGTTGCTCAGCGTTCAGCGGCAGGGGCTCTCCAGTGGCCATGACGGGAGATTTTTACGTAAAGTTTCGGTTGAAATTCAAAAGCGTATGTCACTTCCTGTCGCATGTCTTGTGCTGGGAATGTTTGCAATGCCTATTGCCTGTATTTTTAGAGGATTGAAGCAGCAATACGGGCTTATTATTTCCATGGGACTTTTTTTGGTATATTACACAATGCTTTCGCTTGGCATAAGTCTTGGCGAAAGTGGAAGTGTCAGCCCTGTGATAGGGTTGTGGGTTCCTAATATTGTTTTTGCTGCGGCAGCGGTTGTTTTTCTACGGCTGGCCGTCAGAGAAACAACATTAAGAGTCAAAATCCGTTTGCCAAAACTTAGGAGACGGACGGCATGA